Proteins from a genomic interval of Sporolactobacillus sp. Y61:
- a CDS encoding HD family phosphohydrolase, producing MKSSSGIINKLKDVSLKFVTGWSVAAIVGIVLYALMIGSVLPKNPDVRLHEVATHDIQAPVDVVDTQATELRKQEAMESTPSAYAYNKSLALMQVEKVGDLFDTIDQVKKEDHIDAESSPKDQDKATQRISDSLAETPDANISPSALKSLLTASENEISIAEDMASTSIYEAMSQKIGWNDLQRVQERSAVSLPTSVLNDDIRKALNEVLQSYITANYSLDTKATRQNKQEAASNVDSVVIHQGEVIVRKGELVTNDMMRQLKLVGIIDEKFNALPFIGLFLLTAFITSIFWFEYKRFRERNRNRSIKYLYIYALVFLGTAGIIKICSYLGLTGVHGLYLIIPAAVGPLLIRMLLSERLALVSGVLLALAGSVIFGIDIKAALFDAPMTVYLMFSSITGALVLGRRSRPRVLQTGSIIASVNAVTLLALMMFQNQPFSLTGTSLSIGFALLSGFLSVILANGVMPLFEAGFGILSPFRLIELSNPSQPLLRKILIEAPGTYHHSVMVANLAERACEAIGANGLLARVAAYYHDIGKTKRPKFFVENQLDGVNPHEKISPQLSRTIIFSHPYDGADILRNHHFPKEIIDIAEQHHGTTLLRYFYVKAQEQSEKPIPESEFRYPGPKVQTKEAAVVELSDSIEAAVRAMKKPTQLKVQNLVKSIFSDRLSDGQFDECDITLKELKAVEKSIDETLRGVYHSRIEYPKELKIKKVNVR from the coding sequence ATGAAATCTTCATCTGGAATAATTAATAAGCTGAAGGACGTATCTCTAAAATTTGTCACCGGCTGGAGCGTTGCAGCTATTGTCGGCATTGTTTTGTATGCCCTGATGATCGGCAGTGTCCTTCCGAAGAATCCGGATGTCAGACTTCATGAAGTAGCGACCCATGACATTCAGGCACCTGTTGATGTGGTTGATACACAGGCGACTGAATTAAGAAAACAGGAAGCGATGGAGTCCACCCCCTCTGCATATGCCTACAATAAAAGTCTGGCGCTGATGCAGGTTGAGAAGGTTGGCGATCTGTTTGACACCATCGATCAGGTAAAAAAAGAAGATCATATTGATGCAGAATCTTCGCCAAAGGATCAGGATAAGGCGACACAGCGCATTTCTGATAGCCTTGCTGAAACTCCGGATGCGAATATATCGCCGTCTGCACTCAAGTCTTTGCTGACTGCTTCTGAAAATGAAATAAGTATTGCAGAGGATATGGCAAGTACCAGCATTTACGAAGCGATGAGCCAGAAAATCGGTTGGAATGATCTGCAGCGTGTTCAGGAAAGATCTGCAGTATCCCTGCCGACATCTGTTCTCAATGACGACATCAGGAAGGCACTTAATGAAGTGCTCCAGAGCTACATAACAGCGAATTATTCACTGGATACAAAGGCAACACGGCAAAATAAGCAAGAAGCAGCAAGCAACGTCGACAGCGTAGTGATTCATCAGGGAGAAGTGATTGTCAGAAAGGGCGAGCTGGTCACCAACGATATGATGCGCCAGCTGAAACTGGTTGGCATTATCGATGAAAAGTTTAATGCACTTCCATTTATTGGTTTATTTCTGCTTACAGCTTTTATCACTTCAATTTTCTGGTTTGAATATAAGCGTTTCAGAGAAAGGAACCGGAACAGATCCATCAAGTATTTGTATATTTATGCGCTCGTCTTTCTCGGCACGGCAGGTATTATTAAGATCTGCAGTTACCTGGGCCTGACAGGTGTCCATGGATTGTACCTGATTATTCCAGCCGCGGTTGGACCCCTGCTTATCCGTATGCTGCTCAGTGAGCGTCTTGCTCTGGTTTCAGGTGTACTGCTGGCACTGGCAGGCAGTGTTATTTTTGGTATCGATATCAAAGCTGCACTTTTCGATGCGCCGATGACTGTCTATCTCATGTTCTCCTCCATCACCGGAGCCCTTGTCCTTGGCCGCCGATCGAGACCGAGGGTTCTTCAGACCGGGTCGATCATTGCCTCTGTAAACGCCGTAACGCTATTAGCCCTCATGATGTTTCAGAATCAGCCATTTTCTTTAACCGGTACCAGTCTGTCGATTGGTTTTGCCCTCTTATCCGGGTTCCTGTCTGTTATTTTAGCTAATGGTGTGATGCCCCTGTTTGAAGCCGGCTTTGGTATTCTGTCCCCCTTCCGGTTGATTGAACTGTCGAATCCCAGCCAGCCATTGCTGCGAAAAATACTGATTGAGGCGCCGGGGACCTATCATCATAGTGTCATGGTGGCAAATCTTGCAGAGCGGGCCTGCGAAGCGATCGGCGCAAACGGTCTGCTTGCGAGAGTGGCGGCCTATTATCATGACATCGGTAAAACGAAGCGACCAAAATTTTTCGTTGAAAATCAGCTGGACGGGGTTAACCCTCATGAAAAAATATCACCTCAGCTGAGCCGGACCATCATCTTCTCGCATCCGTATGATGGGGCTGATATCCTGAGGAACCATCATTTTCCTAAGGAGATCATTGATATTGCCGAACAGCATCATGGGACAACCCTTCTGCGCTATTTTTATGTCAAAGCACAGGAGCAGAGCGAAAAGCCGATACCGGAAAGTGAATTCCGATATCCCGGGCCCAAAGTCCAGACGAAAGAAGCTGCAGTGGTCGAACTGTCTGACAGTATTGAAGCTGCAGTACGTGCAATGAAAAAACCGACACAATTAAAAGTCCAGAATCTGGTAAAAAGTATTTTTAGCGATCGACTGAGCGATGGACAATTTGATGAATGTGATATTACGCTGAAAGAATTAAAAGCAGTGGAGAAGTCGATCGATGAGACGCTGCGCGGGGTCTATCATTCAAGAATTGAATACCCCAAAGAACTTAAGATTAAAAAGGTGAATGTCAGATGA
- the dnaG gene encoding DNA primase, whose product MQLQQRAIEKIRKSLDIVEVISDYVQLNKQGKNYMGLCPFHSERTPSFSVSPDKQLYHCFGCGAGGNIFTFVMEIEGLSFPDAAQFLADKAQIDLGGLPDQHRSPGHSKDQSRKLLLDGFELLTKFYHYLLGTSKYGGPAVRYLKDRSFSPEMIKQFRIGYAVNSWNAATSLIQKRKISLDQMERAGLIAKRGFDNQYFDRFRNRIIFPICNMRGQTVAFGGRTVGDDKPKYLNSPESPVFQKGRILYGYHIARQHIRKSNQVVLLEGYVDVVRAHQAGIQNSVASMGTSLTEEQAAILTRVADTIIICYDSDTAGIEASFRASNMLKGNGKIVKIAKMPEGLDPDDYICKFGGERFKRDVIGASQTLMTFKMDYFRRKRNLSDEGDRLLYIEDVLGEITALNRAVERDHYLRLLSEEFSISLDALKRQETQMYYAAKKREKGEKHAAETTPINRDNRIAPAYEMAERRLLARMMRSREITERVRKSVGGLFHSEIDQALAAGLYAYYDDGNPPDEGLFIQQIEDPLLQKRAVELSMISMSPQAEEQEISDCIHQVIRHSKSSMISELEEKRKQAEQSGRYSEAAQILSRIIDMKKQLDTNFAE is encoded by the coding sequence TTGCAACTACAGCAAAGGGCAATTGAGAAAATCAGAAAATCTCTTGATATAGTGGAAGTTATCAGTGATTATGTGCAGCTTAATAAGCAGGGTAAGAATTATATGGGACTTTGTCCCTTTCACAGTGAACGGACACCGTCTTTTTCCGTTTCCCCTGACAAACAGCTTTATCATTGCTTTGGTTGTGGTGCCGGTGGCAACATCTTTACATTTGTTATGGAGATTGAGGGGCTGTCTTTCCCGGATGCAGCTCAGTTTCTTGCAGACAAGGCCCAGATAGATCTTGGCGGGTTACCTGATCAGCACAGGTCGCCCGGCCATTCTAAAGATCAATCCAGAAAGCTTCTTCTGGATGGTTTTGAACTGTTAACCAAATTTTATCATTATTTGCTCGGAACTTCAAAGTATGGGGGGCCTGCTGTACGTTATCTTAAAGACCGTTCATTCAGTCCGGAAATGATTAAGCAGTTCAGAATCGGATATGCGGTAAACAGCTGGAATGCTGCCACATCTCTGATTCAGAAGAGAAAGATCAGTCTGGATCAGATGGAACGTGCAGGGCTGATTGCTAAACGCGGTTTTGATAACCAGTATTTTGACCGTTTTCGCAACCGAATCATTTTCCCAATATGTAATATGCGGGGGCAGACCGTTGCATTCGGTGGAAGAACGGTCGGTGATGATAAACCGAAATATTTGAACTCACCTGAGTCGCCTGTCTTTCAAAAGGGACGAATCCTGTATGGTTATCATATTGCCCGGCAGCACATCAGGAAAAGTAATCAGGTCGTCCTTCTTGAAGGCTATGTGGATGTTGTGCGGGCGCATCAGGCAGGCATCCAAAACAGCGTTGCCTCTATGGGCACCTCACTGACAGAGGAACAGGCAGCCATACTTACAAGGGTGGCCGATACGATTATTATCTGCTACGACTCGGATACGGCAGGGATTGAAGCAAGTTTTCGTGCTTCAAACATGTTGAAGGGAAACGGTAAAATTGTTAAAATCGCTAAGATGCCTGAAGGATTGGACCCCGATGACTACATTTGCAAGTTTGGCGGCGAACGTTTTAAGAGGGATGTAATAGGGGCAAGCCAGACGTTGATGACATTCAAGATGGATTACTTCCGCAGAAAAAGGAATCTCAGTGATGAAGGAGATCGACTGCTTTATATCGAAGATGTATTGGGTGAAATCACTGCGTTAAACAGAGCGGTGGAACGTGATCATTACCTGAGACTTCTCTCTGAGGAATTTTCGATTTCTCTTGACGCCCTGAAAAGGCAGGAAACGCAGATGTATTATGCGGCCAAAAAACGTGAAAAGGGCGAGAAACATGCAGCAGAAACCACACCGATCAACCGGGACAACCGGATTGCCCCCGCCTACGAAATGGCAGAGCGAAGACTGCTCGCAAGAATGATGAGAAGCAGGGAGATAACGGAACGTGTCAGGAAATCGGTGGGGGGGCTGTTTCACTCGGAAATCGACCAGGCACTGGCCGCCGGTCTGTATGCCTATTATGATGACGGGAATCCACCTGACGAAGGCCTTTTTATCCAGCAAATTGAGGATCCTTTACTTCAAAAGAGAGCGGTGGAATTATCCATGATTTCTATGAGTCCCCAGGCGGAGGAACAGGAGATATCGGACTGTATCCATCAAGTCATCAGGCATTCAAAATCATCGATGATCTCGGAGCTGGAAGAGAAGAGAAAACAGGCAGAGCAAAGTGGCCGATATTCAGAGGCTGCACAGATTTTGTCCCGGATCATCGATATGAAGAAACAACTGGATACAAATTTCGCTGAGTAA
- the ybeY gene encoding rRNA maturation RNase YbeY: MTMIIDMHDETEELNEQQQRWIIRLLNHASEVLQLVGEIECSLTFVGNERIREINRQYRGIDRPTDVISFALEEKADDEAPLHLGKGEPRVLGDIIVSLKKAHEQAAEYGHSFERELGFLVIHGLLHLLGYDHTTEQEKKKMFGLQEKILESFGLKRL, from the coding sequence ATGACGATGATCATTGATATGCATGATGAAACAGAGGAATTAAATGAACAGCAGCAAAGGTGGATCATCCGGCTGCTTAACCATGCTTCAGAAGTACTTCAGCTCGTTGGAGAGATTGAATGCTCGCTGACATTTGTGGGAAATGAACGGATCAGGGAGATAAACCGCCAATATCGTGGAATTGATCGCCCAACCGATGTCATTTCGTTTGCTCTGGAAGAAAAAGCAGATGATGAGGCTCCTCTTCATCTGGGTAAAGGAGAGCCACGTGTTTTAGGTGATATCATCGTTTCCCTGAAGAAAGCTCATGAACAGGCAGCAGAATATGGACATTCTTTTGAACGGGAACTTGGTTTTCTTGTTATTCATGGACTTCTGCATCTGCTGGGTTATGACCATACGACAGAGCAGGAAAAGAAAAAGATGTTCGGGCTTCAGGAAAAAATTCTTGAGTCGTTTGGGCTGAAACGTTTATGA
- a CDS encoding diacylglycerol kinase family protein, whose product MKRYPAEHRKHKKLPRSFVDAISGFRLAVLQERNIRLQLFAAVVVLIFSLVIGVSRSNLLIILILIGGVISLELVNTAVERAVDLVTREPHPMAKAAKDAAAAAVWWFSVIATIIFAIILYTTFMTE is encoded by the coding sequence ATGAAAAGGTATCCGGCAGAACATCGCAAACACAAAAAGCTGCCGAGGAGTTTTGTGGATGCCATTTCAGGTTTTCGTCTCGCTGTTCTTCAGGAACGGAACATCCGGCTTCAGTTGTTTGCAGCAGTTGTTGTACTGATTTTTTCCCTGGTTATTGGCGTCTCGCGTTCCAATCTTCTGATCATCCTGATACTGATTGGCGGGGTGATCAGCCTGGAACTGGTAAATACTGCTGTGGAAAGGGCGGTAGATCTTGTGACGAGGGAGCCTCATCCTATGGCTAAAGCGGCAAAAGATGCTGCAGCGGCAGCTGTCTGGTGGTTTTCGGTCATTGCAACCATCATTTTCGCCATTATCCTTTATACAACTTTTATGACAGAATGA
- a CDS encoding DUF188 domain-containing protein translates to MKKTTLFVDADACPVTEEIRQITARFGVSPVFVASYAGYRRDDHAEEKWIYVDQEKEAADLYIVNHACRGDAAVTQDMGLAGLLTGRGISVLSIYGKQIRDQDIPQILHKRYLSYKSLQSGRKIRGPRRFSDRDRKNFSFALTNLLCRLIH, encoded by the coding sequence ATGAAAAAAACCACGTTATTTGTCGATGCGGATGCATGTCCTGTTACGGAAGAGATTAGACAGATTACCGCCCGGTTTGGCGTTTCCCCTGTGTTCGTTGCCAGTTATGCCGGATACCGGCGGGATGATCATGCAGAAGAAAAGTGGATTTATGTCGACCAGGAAAAGGAGGCTGCCGACCTTTATATCGTCAATCATGCGTGCAGGGGAGATGCAGCGGTAACCCAGGATATGGGACTGGCCGGCCTTCTGACAGGCCGGGGGATATCGGTTCTCTCCATCTATGGGAAACAGATCCGCGACCAGGATATTCCGCAGATCCTGCATAAACGATATCTGTCATATAAATCACTCCAATCCGGCAGGAAAATCAGAGGACCCAGGCGGTTTTCTGACCGGGATCGGAAAAATTTTTCATTTGCCTTGACAAATTTGTTATGCCGTTTGATTCATTAG
- the recO gene encoding DNA repair protein RecO → MAKAKGIVIRTTDYGESNKILTLYTADFGKIGLMARGARKPRSTLSGVSHVLFYGMCLFNRGRGLGSLYQAESIHTFRGIMADIRSTAYAALILELLDRLTEDNKPFPGLYRLLRDTLVKIDKGTDAAVLAAIFSIKLMRIAGIDPQVDHCLRCGEKKKSYRFSISGGGFLCPDCAQSDPYAIPMTLRASTLISLFKRIPLERIGTVSVKPDTIREIEALIAAYYEQNAGIKLRSRRFIEQLSHFKADNKSSSQ, encoded by the coding sequence ATGGCCAAAGCGAAGGGCATTGTTATTCGAACAACAGATTATGGGGAATCAAATAAAATTCTGACCCTATACACGGCGGATTTTGGAAAGATCGGGCTCATGGCGCGGGGAGCCAGAAAGCCACGCAGTACACTATCCGGTGTCAGTCATGTCCTTTTTTATGGTATGTGCCTGTTTAACAGGGGAAGAGGTCTTGGATCACTTTATCAGGCTGAGTCCATTCATACCTTTCGCGGCATTATGGCCGATATCAGAAGCACAGCATATGCGGCGCTCATTCTGGAACTTCTCGATCGATTAACAGAAGACAACAAACCCTTTCCCGGACTTTACCGCCTGCTTCGTGATACACTGGTAAAGATTGATAAAGGTACAGATGCCGCAGTGCTTGCGGCCATTTTTTCGATAAAATTGATGCGGATTGCCGGAATTGATCCACAGGTCGATCACTGCCTCAGGTGTGGTGAAAAGAAGAAATCCTATCGCTTTTCCATTTCCGGAGGGGGGTTCCTTTGTCCTGATTGTGCTCAGTCCGATCCTTACGCTATTCCAATGACTTTACGCGCTTCAACACTGATTTCGCTTTTTAAAAGGATTCCGCTCGAAAGGATCGGTACTGTTTCAGTGAAACCCGATACGATTCGGGAAATAGAGGCGCTGATCGCTGCTTATTACGAGCAAAATGCAGGTATTAAATTACGGTCCAGAAGATTCATAGAACAACTCAGCCATTTTAAAGCCGATAATAAATCCTCGTCTCAATAA
- the era gene encoding GTPase Era, whose product MSKTFKSGFVAIVGRPNVGKSTLLNRVLGQKIAIMSDKAQTTRNKIRGIYTTDEEQVIFIDTPGIHKPKHRLGEVMTSLALDTLNEADLILFLIDAEQGYGRGDQFIIDFLKKTESPVFLLVNKIDKVHPDDLLPLIDRYRQLYTFSEVIPLSALQGQNVSALLGQIKAYLPEGPKYYPEDQVTDHPERFIAAELIREKILQMTRDEVPHSVAVIIDKMKRKPGRNLTDVQATIMVERPSQKGIIIGRAGSMLKKIGTLARKEIEAMLGSRVFLELWVKVDKNWRDKDEELKNFGYMDRDE is encoded by the coding sequence ATGAGTAAAACATTTAAATCCGGTTTTGTCGCCATTGTCGGCAGGCCAAATGTGGGGAAATCTACTTTATTGAACAGAGTTCTTGGCCAGAAAATAGCCATCATGAGCGACAAGGCACAGACAACACGCAATAAAATTCGCGGTATCTATACCACAGACGAAGAACAGGTTATTTTTATTGATACACCAGGAATACATAAACCGAAACATCGTCTCGGCGAAGTCATGACGTCGCTCGCCCTGGATACCCTGAATGAGGCCGATCTGATCCTGTTTTTGATCGATGCGGAACAAGGTTATGGAAGAGGCGATCAGTTTATCATCGATTTTCTGAAAAAAACGGAATCTCCCGTTTTTCTTCTTGTGAATAAAATCGATAAGGTTCATCCGGATGACCTGTTGCCGCTGATTGACCGCTATCGTCAGTTATATACATTCAGCGAAGTGATTCCGCTGTCCGCACTTCAGGGGCAGAATGTTTCCGCGCTGTTAGGTCAGATCAAGGCTTATCTTCCGGAAGGACCAAAGTATTATCCCGAAGATCAGGTCACCGATCATCCCGAGCGCTTTATTGCTGCTGAATTGATTCGTGAGAAGATCCTTCAGATGACTCGTGATGAAGTGCCACACTCCGTAGCCGTGATCATCGATAAGATGAAAAGAAAACCGGGGCGGAACCTCACGGATGTTCAGGCGACCATTATGGTTGAACGTCCTTCACAGAAAGGAATTATTATCGGGCGTGCCGGCAGCATGCTGAAGAAGATCGGGACACTGGCCAGAAAAGAAATAGAAGCGATGCTTGGTTCCAGAGTATTCCTTGAATTATGGGTGAAAGTAGATAAAAACTGGCGGGACAAAGATGAAGAATTAAAAAACTTTGGATATATGGACCGTGATGAGTAA
- a CDS encoding YqzL family protein encodes MQDLTWRIFCMTGSIDSYLLMKEMENENNRPAEDKSTIQEISEEPGQ; translated from the coding sequence ATGCAGGATCTGACTTGGCGTATATTCTGTATGACGGGGAGCATTGATTCTTACCTGCTCATGAAAGAGATGGAAAATGAAAATAACCGGCCGGCGGAGGACAAAAGCACCATTCAGGAAATTTCAGAAGAACCCGGTCAATAA
- a CDS encoding helix-turn-helix transcriptional regulator has translation MELNERQKKIIEIVKKSAPVTGESIAEQLNIARATLRPDLALLTMAGFLDARPRVGYFYTGQTLHSLFSEQLAKLKVIDFLSFPAVIKEDASAYQAVCDMFTEDVGSLFVIDENGYLTGVTSRKDLLRTAIGTQDMNQVPVSMIMSRMPNIVCCHEQDSVIDVAEMLISRQVDAVPVVRDHEHGLEVIGRMTKTNITRAFVKLAKGTVE, from the coding sequence ATGGAACTGAATGAACGCCAGAAAAAAATCATCGAGATTGTTAAAAAATCAGCTCCGGTTACAGGAGAATCGATAGCTGAACAGCTGAACATCGCCCGTGCGACGTTACGTCCCGATCTGGCACTATTAACCATGGCCGGCTTTCTCGATGCCCGGCCGCGTGTCGGTTATTTTTATACAGGCCAGACCCTTCATTCATTGTTTTCCGAGCAGTTGGCGAAACTTAAAGTCATTGACTTTCTTTCCTTTCCGGCAGTAATAAAAGAAGACGCTTCTGCGTATCAGGCGGTATGTGATATGTTTACCGAGGATGTAGGTTCACTGTTTGTCATCGATGAAAACGGCTATCTGACTGGTGTCACTTCACGCAAGGATCTGCTCCGTACGGCCATCGGCACGCAGGATATGAATCAGGTACCCGTCAGCATGATCATGTCGCGTATGCCGAATATTGTCTGCTGCCATGAACAGGATTCTGTGATTGATGTGGCAGAAATGTTGATTTCAAGACAGGTCGACGCTGTTCCGGTAGTCCGTGACCATGAACATGGGCTGGAAGTGATCGGTCGCATGACAAAAACCAATATAACGAGGGCGTTCGTCAAACTGGCGAAAGGTACTGTGGAGTGA
- the rpoD gene encoding RNA polymerase sigma factor RpoD translates to MAGKTSKAEPELTADQEKERLLELGKKRGHLTYQEIANRLAPFDQEPEQMDEFYEMLADQGVDVSDESEESDSDKNNKEEAFDLNDLSVPPGVKINDPVRMYLKEIGRVDLLSADEEIALAKRIQAGDEEAKRRLAEANLRLVVSIAKRYVGRGMLFLDLIQEGNMGLIKAVEKFDYTKGFKFSTYATWWIRQAITRAIADQARTIRIPVHMVETINKLIRVQRQQLQDLGREPTPEEIGKEMNLSPEKVREILKIAQEPVSLETPIGEEDDSHLGDFIEDHDAKAPSDAAAYELLKEQLEDVLDTLTDREENVLRLRFGLDDGRTRTLEEVGKVFGVTRERIRQIEAKALRKLRHPSRSKQLKDFLD, encoded by the coding sequence ATGGCCGGCAAAACGAGTAAGGCGGAACCGGAACTGACCGCAGATCAGGAAAAAGAACGGCTTCTTGAATTAGGAAAGAAACGGGGTCACCTGACCTATCAGGAAATTGCAAACCGTCTTGCGCCATTTGATCAGGAACCGGAACAAATGGATGAATTTTACGAGATGCTTGCCGATCAGGGCGTTGATGTCTCGGATGAATCCGAAGAATCCGATTCTGATAAAAATAACAAAGAAGAAGCATTCGATTTAAACGATCTGAGTGTACCACCAGGCGTGAAAATCAATGACCCGGTCAGAATGTACCTGAAAGAAATCGGGCGTGTTGATCTGCTGTCTGCAGACGAGGAGATTGCACTGGCCAAACGAATACAAGCCGGAGATGAAGAAGCCAAGAGACGTCTGGCAGAAGCCAACCTGCGTCTTGTTGTAAGTATCGCTAAAAGATACGTGGGGCGTGGCATGCTGTTTCTCGACCTGATTCAGGAAGGGAATATGGGCTTGATTAAGGCGGTCGAAAAATTCGACTACACTAAAGGATTTAAATTCAGCACCTATGCGACATGGTGGATCCGCCAGGCCATCACCCGGGCCATTGCCGATCAGGCGAGAACAATCCGTATTCCGGTTCATATGGTTGAAACGATCAATAAGCTGATTCGTGTCCAAAGGCAGCAGCTTCAGGATCTGGGCAGAGAACCCACTCCTGAAGAGATCGGAAAAGAAATGAATTTATCTCCCGAAAAGGTCAGAGAAATTCTGAAGATTGCACAGGAACCCGTTTCTCTTGAAACGCCAATCGGCGAAGAGGACGACTCGCACCTCGGCGACTTCATTGAGGACCATGATGCCAAAGCGCCGTCTGATGCAGCTGCCTATGAGCTTCTTAAGGAGCAGCTCGAAGATGTGCTGGACACACTCACCGACCGCGAGGAAAATGTGCTCAGACTTCGCTTCGGACTTGATGACGGACGTACTCGGACACTGGAAGAGGTCGGAAAAGTCTTCGGAGTAACAAGAGAACGGATCAGACAGATTGAGGCAAAGGCTTTGCGTAAACTTCGTCACCCGAGCCGGAGTAAACAGCTGAAAGATTTTCTGGATTGA
- a CDS encoding PhoH family protein, which translates to MLFGPGDAHLKIIEKTLGISIVTRGGTISVSSEKEEDAARVEEVLRALLRLIRRGISVTERDAVYALKMAENGQLESFGRLYDDEIATNAKGKPIRAKTLGQKRYIEAIEKHDMVFAIGPAGTGKTYLAVVMAVTALKNGRIKRLILTRPAVEAGENLGFLPGDLKEKVDPYLRPLYDALHDVLGAEHTLRLLDRGTIEIAPLAYMRGRTLEDAFVILDEAQNTTQEQMKMFLTRLGFGSKMIITGDVTQVDLPKGKKSGLITARELLEHIEGIAFVSLKSTDVVRHPLVQKIIEAYGD; encoded by the coding sequence ATGCTTTTTGGCCCGGGAGATGCTCATTTAAAAATTATAGAAAAGACTCTGGGCATTTCAATCGTCACCCGGGGTGGTACAATCAGTGTCTCTTCTGAGAAAGAGGAGGACGCAGCAAGAGTTGAAGAAGTGTTACGTGCACTCCTTCGGCTGATCAGGCGCGGGATATCTGTGACCGAACGGGATGCAGTGTACGCCCTGAAGATGGCTGAAAATGGTCAGCTGGAAAGTTTCGGCCGCCTCTATGATGATGAAATCGCGACAAATGCCAAGGGGAAGCCCATTCGTGCGAAAACCCTGGGACAAAAGCGATACATCGAAGCGATAGAAAAACATGATATGGTTTTTGCCATAGGTCCGGCCGGTACGGGGAAGACGTATCTTGCTGTTGTCATGGCCGTAACCGCTTTGAAAAATGGCAGAATTAAAAGACTGATCCTGACTCGTCCGGCAGTTGAGGCCGGTGAAAATCTTGGCTTTCTTCCGGGGGACCTTAAAGAAAAGGTTGATCCCTATCTTCGCCCGCTTTATGATGCATTACATGATGTGCTCGGAGCAGAGCATACACTCCGACTGCTGGATCGCGGAACGATTGAAATTGCTCCCCTTGCTTATATGAGAGGCCGGACACTGGAAGATGCCTTTGTGATCCTTGATGAAGCGCAAAACACAACACAGGAACAGATGAAAATGTTTCTGACCCGTCTGGGTTTCGGTTCAAAAATGATTATCACCGGAGATGTGACACAGGTAGATCTTCCCAAGGGGAAAAAATCAGGATTGATAACGGCAAGGGAACTTCTGGAGCATATAGAAGGAATCGCTTTTGTTTCTTTAAAAAGTACGGATGTTGTCCGCCATCCACTGGTACAGAAAATTATTGAAGCCTATGGAGACTGA